One segment of Papaver somniferum cultivar HN1 unplaced genomic scaffold, ASM357369v1 unplaced-scaffold_81, whole genome shotgun sequence DNA contains the following:
- the LOC113345258 gene encoding uncharacterized protein LOC113345258: protein MGKHPCIAWAPILWGKCRVLFLRNNKKSKLSKVDNESVHEGHPIPNLPFHIITNILLRLPAKCIFQLRHHTRSTDLLYDLTTDPYYMRAHLDQARATPTIVVRSLSQPIDNCIELFLFDDKAEYVEATSFDLSSYGEERPTDLWGSYDGFLLFTSQARHLWQFCIWNPITKEQVTVTSPSRLLSVCGFYFHPCKKEYEVVVCRYTARKFDFQILNLRTKHRRSVGSGSYPPSTKIPPVFINGTFYWMVDWLAYFISNNCVLPSLSDAILSFNIETEEFSTMESAVPCNYTPTQRRYPGNEFQLFDLEGELSLFDPSSRTEVVIWVFNNNTKRWYKKHSVISPYHEQKWYFYSYFTEFEYIKMKGEFIAYHCWGTSKPYIYNVSSGTWKLFEIKGFERDCTTTIHTQSLVSLDAADSVIPLENIDV, encoded by the coding sequence ATGGGTAAACATCCATGCATCGCTTGGGCTCCAATTCTATGGGGAAAGTGTCGTGTTTTATTTCTGAGAAATAATAAGAAATCCAAGTTATCAAAAGTTGACAATGAATCTGTTCACGAGGGACATCCTATCCCTAATCTTCCTTTTCATATCATCACCAACATACTCCTTAGACTTCCCGCAAAGTGCATCTTCCAGTTGAGGCACCATACTAGATCAACTGACTTGTTATATGATTTAACCACGGATCCGTACTATATGCGCGCACACCTAGACCAAGCCCGAGCTACTCCAACCATTGTTGTGCGATCTCTTTCGCAACCCATTGACAATTGCATAgagctttttctttttgatgataAAGCTGAGTACGTTGAGGCTACAAGCTTCGATCTTAGTTCATATGGCGAGGAACGCCCAACTGATCTCTGGGGTTCATATGATGGGTTTCTTTTATTCACAAGCCAAGCCAGGCATTTATGGCAATTCTGTATTTGGAACCCGATCACAAAAGAACAAGTAACCGTCACCTCGCCAAGTCGTCTTTTATCTGTCTGTGGattttacttccatccatgtAAAAAGGAGTACGAAGTGGTTGTATGTCGCTATACTGCACGAAAATTCGACTTTCAGATTCTTAATTTAAGAACTAAGCATAGAAGAAGTGTTGGTAGCGGCTCTTACCCTCCAAGTACAAAAATACCGCCTGTATTTATCAACGGGACGTTTTACTGGATGGTGGATTGGTTAGCTTATTTCATATCGAACAACTGTGTTCTCCCTAGCCTATCAGACGCAATATTATCATTCAAtattgaaaccgaggagtttagtACCATGGAATCTGCTGTGCCATGTAATTATACTCCAACGCAAAGAAGATACCCAGGAAATGAGTTTCAACTTTTCGATTTGGAAGGCGAATTGAGCCTATTCGATCCTTCTTCAAGAACTGAAGTGGTCATATGGGTGTTTAACAACAATACCAAACGTTGGTATAAGAAACACTCAGTGATTAGTCCCTATCACGAGCAAAAGTGGTATTTCTACTCGTACTTCACCGAATTTGAATACATCAAGATGAAAGGAGAATTCATAGCATATCACTGCTGGGGTACAAGTAAACCATATATTTACAATGTAAGTTCTGGAACTTGGAAGCTGTTTGAAATTAAGGGATTTGAAAGAGATTGCACAACAACAATTCATACTCAAAGTCTTGTCTCTTTGGATGCTGCAGATTCAGTTATACCACTAGAAAATATTGATGTATAA
- the LOC113345257 gene encoding uncharacterized protein LOC113345257, with translation MGKHPCIAWAPILWGKCLVLFTRNNKKSKLSKVDNESVHEGHPIPDLPFHIITNILLRLPAKSLFQLRHHTSSTDLLYDLTTDPYFMRTHLDQARSTPTIVVRSLSQPIDNCIELFLFDDKAEYVEATSFDLSSYGEERPTDLWGSYDGFLLFTSQARHLWQFCIWNPITKEQVIVTSPSRLLSVCGFYFHPCKKEYEVVVCRYTARKFNFQILNLRTKHRRSVGSGSYPPSTKRPPVFINGTFYWMVDWLAYFISNNCVLPSLSDAILSFNIETEEFSTMESAVPCNYTPTQRRYPGNEFQLFDLEGELSLFDPSSRTEVVIWVFNNNTKRWYKKHSVISPYHDQKWYFYSYFTEFEYIKMKGEFIAYHCWGTRKPYIYNVSSGTWKLFEIKGFERDCTTIIHTQSLVSLDAADSVIPLENIDV, from the coding sequence ATGGGTAAACATCCATGTATCGCTTGGGCTCCAATTCTATGGGGTAAGTGTCTTGTTTTATTTACGAGAAATAATAAGAAATCCAAGTTATCAAAAGTTGACAATGAATCTGTTCACGAGGGACATCCTATCCCTGATCTTCCTTTTCATATCATCACCAACATACTTCTTAGACTTCCTGCAAAGTCCCTCTTCCAGTTGAGGCACCATACTAGCTCAACTGACTTGTTATATGATTTAACCACGGATCCGTACTTTATGCGCACACACCTAGACCAAGCCCGATCTACTCCAACCATTGTTGTGCGATCTCTTTCGCAACCCATTGACAATTGCATAgagctttttctttttgatgataAAGCTGAGTACGTTGAGGCTACAAGCTTCGATCTTAGTTCATATGGCGAGGAACGCCCAACTGATCTCTGGGGTTCATATGATGGGTTTCTTTTATTCACAAGCCAAGCCAGGCATTTATGGCAATTCTGTATTTGGAACCCGATCACAAAAGAACAAGTAATCGTCACCTCGCCAAGTCGTCTTTTATCTGTCTGTGGattttacttccatccatgtAAAAAGGAGTACGAAGTGGTTGTATGTCGCTATACTGCACGAAAATTCAACTTTCAGATTCTTAATTTAAGAACTAAGCATAGAAGAAGTGTTGGTAGCGGCTCTTACCCTCCAAGTACAAAAAGACCGCCTGTATTTATCAACGGGACGTTTTACTGGATGGTGGATTGGTTAGCTTATTTCATATCGAACAACTGTGTTCTCCCTAGCCTATCAGACGCAATATTATCATTCAAtattgaaaccgaggagtttagtACCATGGAATCTGCTGTGCCATGTAATTATACTCCAACGCAAAGAAGATACCCAGGAAATGAGTTTCAACTTTTCGATTTGGAAGGCGAATTGAGCCTATTCGATCCTTCTTCAAGAACTGAAGTGGTCATATGGGTGTTTAACAACAATACCAAACGTTGGTATAAGAAACACTCAGTGATTAGTCCCTATCACGACCAAAAGTGGTATTTCTACTCGTACTTCACCGAATTTGAATACATCAAGATGAAAGGAGAATTCATAGCATATCACTGCTGGGGTACAAGAAAACCATATATTTACAATGTAAGTTCTGGAACTTGGAAGCTGTTTGAAATTAAGGGATTTGAAAGAGATTGCACAACAATAATTCATACTCAAAGTCTTGTCTCTTTGGATGCTGCAGATTCAGTTATACCACTAGAAAATATTGATGTATAA